The following proteins are co-located in the Nonlabens ponticola genome:
- a CDS encoding AAA family ATPase has product MEEIPQQSRFSGRRIVLYGPESTGKSTLGKQLSLYYNEPLVLEYAREYLQKRFDVNSHICSYDDIVPIAIGQRHLEIQGEKDARDLVILDTNLLETAVYSEAYFSKVPQELEKAIATSSYDLYLLMDIDVEWTPDDLRDKPQERVQMFNFFEKTLVERKLDYSVVSGIDDERLKNAIQVIESSKQ; this is encoded by the coding sequence GTGGAAGAAATACCTCAACAATCCAGATTCAGTGGTCGCAGGATAGTGCTCTATGGTCCTGAAAGTACTGGTAAAAGTACGTTAGGTAAACAATTATCCCTGTATTATAATGAACCATTGGTATTAGAATATGCGCGGGAATACTTGCAAAAAAGATTTGATGTCAACAGTCACATTTGTTCGTATGATGATATTGTTCCTATAGCTATTGGACAACGCCATCTAGAGATTCAAGGAGAGAAAGATGCAAGAGACCTTGTCATATTAGATACTAATTTGCTAGAGACGGCAGTATATAGTGAGGCATACTTTAGTAAGGTGCCACAAGAATTAGAAAAAGCTATCGCAACCTCAAGCTATGATTTGTATCTACTAATGGACATTGACGTTGAATGGACACCAGATGATCTAAGAGACAAGCCACAAGAACGTGTTCAAATGTTTAACTTTTTTGAAAAGACGCTGGTTGAACGCAAACTTGATTATAGTGTAGTATCTGGAATCGATGATGAACGATTGAAAAATGCCATCCAGGTAATAGAAAGTAGTAAGCAATGA
- a CDS encoding DUF4301 family protein, with the protein MKLTTVQEQQLKDRDIPVSAIEYQLNRFKNGFPLVTLVREATVGDGIARLSDENQLRYKELYSFRQNDISITKFVPASGAASRMFKFLHEFVAAYDSDKETIASYIERNDAALVEKFTNGWKKFPFSNIVLKHCRDLYADWNDLSLDKQQFYFAKAILDKDQLNYSGMAKGLVPFHNYGDHIATAFEEHLYEAASYAPVNNKAQVHFTIAPDAQTDFKTNLEQAKTKVENETGVKLDVTFSFQKPSTDTLAVSLDLQPLTDSNGEFILRPAGHGALLQNLNDLEAQLIFIKNIDNVASRSTNSQTSHYKQVIAGLLIELQDQTHTYIRALQEQKYKTTLEKEIVTFLQQSLSVTLPDSFEKSIPDHRKETLIALLNRPVRVCGMVKNQGEPGGGPFWVKEPNGAISLQIVESAQVDPNDNEQQSIASRGTHFNPVDVVCGMHDYMGNPFDLNDFSDPDTGFITTKSRLGRKLKGQELPGLWNGGMALWNTVFVEVPLETFNPVKTVNDLLKPAHQA; encoded by the coding sequence ATGAAGTTAACAACAGTACAAGAACAACAATTAAAAGATCGTGACATACCGGTAAGCGCTATCGAGTATCAACTGAATCGTTTCAAGAATGGTTTTCCATTGGTGACACTTGTTAGAGAAGCCACCGTCGGAGATGGAATAGCACGATTAAGTGATGAAAATCAATTGCGTTACAAGGAGCTTTATAGCTTTAGACAAAACGATATAAGCATCACTAAGTTTGTTCCTGCAAGTGGCGCGGCATCCAGAATGTTTAAGTTTTTGCATGAATTCGTTGCTGCTTATGATTCAGATAAAGAAACCATTGCGTCATATATTGAGCGTAACGATGCAGCTCTCGTCGAGAAATTTACCAATGGCTGGAAGAAATTTCCTTTTTCGAACATCGTATTAAAACATTGCCGTGATCTGTACGCTGACTGGAATGATCTATCTTTAGATAAACAGCAATTCTATTTTGCCAAGGCCATACTTGATAAAGATCAACTCAACTATAGCGGTATGGCTAAAGGTTTGGTACCATTTCATAATTACGGCGACCATATCGCAACAGCCTTTGAAGAACACTTGTACGAGGCTGCCAGCTATGCACCGGTAAACAACAAAGCACAGGTACATTTTACCATCGCACCAGATGCCCAAACAGATTTCAAAACAAATCTAGAACAGGCTAAAACTAAGGTCGAAAATGAAACCGGTGTAAAGTTAGATGTGACATTTTCTTTTCAAAAACCTAGTACAGACACTCTTGCGGTATCGCTAGATCTGCAACCACTTACTGATTCTAACGGTGAATTCATTTTGAGACCAGCCGGTCATGGTGCGTTATTACAAAATCTCAACGATCTCGAGGCCCAACTCATATTTATTAAAAACATAGATAACGTTGCTTCCAGATCAACAAATAGTCAAACCAGCCACTATAAGCAAGTGATTGCAGGATTACTCATAGAATTGCAAGACCAGACGCACACTTACATACGAGCTTTACAGGAACAAAAATACAAAACCACTTTAGAAAAAGAGATCGTTACATTTTTACAGCAATCGCTATCAGTGACTTTGCCAGATAGTTTTGAGAAATCGATACCGGATCACCGCAAAGAAACTCTTATTGCACTGCTCAATCGTCCAGTACGAGTATGCGGTATGGTCAAAAATCAAGGTGAACCTGGTGGCGGCCCGTTTTGGGTTAAGGAACCCAATGGTGCCATATCATTACAAATTGTAGAGAGTGCTCAGGTAGATCCCAACGACAATGAGCAACAATCCATTGCAAGTCGCGGCACCCATTTCAATCCGGTAGATGTGGTTTGCGGTATGCACGATTACATGGGCAATCCATTTGACTTGAATGATTTCAGCGACCCAGATACTGGATTTATCACGACCAAATCTCGATTGGGCAGAAAACTTAAGGGTCAAGAATTACCAGGACTTTGGAATGGTGGCATGGCTTTATGGAATACGGTTTTTGTAGAGGTGCCATTAGAGACCTTCAATCCGGTAAAGACCGTGAACGACCTACTCAAACCTGCACATCAGGCATAG
- the arfB gene encoding alternative ribosome rescue aminoacyl-tRNA hydrolase ArfB, with amino-acid sequence MDVDQLHREVTYTATTSSGAGGQHVNKVATRVQLELDILNSSAFAKAEHQRILTALENRLTKDGRLQLSSQDTRSQATNKERVFKKLLKLLTAARKPKKVRKKRVVPAHIKRKRLNEKKKHSEKKANRNFKY; translated from the coding sequence ATGGACGTGGACCAGCTACATAGAGAAGTCACCTATACAGCTACAACTTCCAGCGGTGCTGGCGGCCAACATGTCAATAAAGTTGCTACTAGGGTTCAGTTGGAGCTGGATATTTTAAATAGTTCCGCTTTCGCGAAAGCGGAACATCAAAGAATCCTCACTGCACTTGAAAACAGGCTGACTAAAGATGGTAGGCTGCAATTGAGCTCTCAAGACACACGCAGCCAGGCGACCAACAAAGAGCGCGTATTCAAAAAACTACTCAAACTTCTGACTGCAGCGCGCAAACCAAAAAAGGTGCGCAAAAAACGTGTCGTGCCAGCACACATAAAGCGCAAACGCCTGAACGAAAAAAAGAAGCACAGCGAGAAAAAGGCTAATCGAAATTTCAAGTATTGA
- a CDS encoding thioredoxin family protein, with protein sequence MNINTIISDALESSMPYEQYRALVESHVHNDSNTGAEVTEALAEYTKLNHQRMRRHNKKMELTQESLKFLTGFDKQIKLLCITESWCGDAAQTMPMINKVAVAGGMDFRIVLRDENLELMDQFLTNGNRSIAKLIFVDSTTNSPLATWGPRPTVATRLVAAEKEAKGSLSPEFKQELQNWYNKDKGKSTEADLVKIMQAL encoded by the coding sequence ATGAATATAAATACCATCATCAGCGACGCATTAGAATCATCCATGCCTTACGAGCAATATCGAGCATTAGTAGAATCGCATGTACATAATGATTCAAACACAGGCGCTGAGGTCACAGAGGCACTTGCAGAATACACCAAGCTGAACCACCAACGCATGCGCAGGCATAACAAAAAGATGGAACTCACTCAAGAGAGTTTGAAATTCTTAACAGGATTTGATAAGCAAATCAAATTGTTGTGCATTACCGAAAGCTGGTGTGGCGACGCGGCTCAAACCATGCCTATGATCAATAAAGTAGCTGTGGCAGGTGGTATGGATTTTAGAATAGTACTGCGCGACGAGAATCTAGAATTAATGGATCAATTTCTTACTAATGGCAACCGATCTATAGCGAAACTCATTTTTGTCGACAGCACCACCAATTCACCGCTTGCCACTTGGGGTCCACGACCTACCGTAGCGACAAGACTGGTCGCTGCAGAAAAAGAAGCCAAAGGATCACTATCACCAGAATTCAAGCAAGAATTGCAAAACTGGTATAACAAAGACAAAGGAAAGTCTACAGAGGCTGACCTTGTCAAGATCATGCAAGCACTGTAG
- a CDS encoding FMN-dependent NADH-azoreductase, whose amino-acid sequence MKLLRIDSSPLKEMSTSRAIADSLQQHLETKGFTLSNHRDLFYDKQVTLGNQDRFTGYFTPEDQQSESQKEAVADSNELALEFAAADAYIIAAPMYNFGVTAPLKAYIDLISRNGISFNYTESGPVGLLEGKKAYVIVSTGGTPVGSEVDFVSKYLKTFLGFVGITDVEIIPADLTHTQKDEAINRAKNLIAGY is encoded by the coding sequence ATGAAATTATTAAGAATAGATAGTAGTCCGCTCAAAGAAATGAGTACGAGCAGAGCCATTGCCGATTCTTTGCAACAGCATCTAGAAACTAAGGGTTTTACCTTGTCTAATCACAGAGATTTGTTCTATGATAAGCAAGTGACCTTAGGTAATCAAGATCGTTTTACCGGCTATTTTACACCAGAAGATCAACAGAGTGAGTCACAAAAAGAAGCAGTTGCAGACAGTAATGAACTAGCACTAGAATTTGCCGCAGCAGATGCTTATATAATCGCAGCACCCATGTATAATTTTGGTGTGACCGCGCCGCTCAAAGCATACATAGACTTAATCTCTCGTAATGGGATCAGCTTTAATTATACAGAATCAGGTCCAGTTGGATTGTTGGAAGGTAAAAAAGCCTACGTCATTGTTTCCACCGGTGGTACACCAGTAGGCAGCGAGGTAGATTTTGTAAGTAAATATCTCAAGACTTTCCTAGGATTTGTGGGCATTACCGATGTAGAAATCATTCCAGCAGACCTGACTCACACTCAAAAAGATGAGGCCATCAATAGGGCTAAAAATTTGATTGCAGGATATTAA
- a CDS encoding LEA type 2 family protein produces the protein MKNSLYIIIALLFLTACDNPYEDITFVEIKNVRLTNISKNKVDLVADCILYNPNSVGLELREADFDVFLNGKKAAKVLQEKDALMPAKEEFTFPITASIDPEELYGKKASGLFDIAIQVLANEEVAVKYEGTLKAGKGSFNFLVPVIDSLKVPVKIRN, from the coding sequence ATGAAAAATTCCCTTTACATCATTATAGCTCTGCTCTTTTTAACGGCATGCGACAATCCATACGAAGACATCACCTTTGTGGAGATCAAAAATGTGCGACTCACAAATATCTCAAAGAATAAAGTTGATCTCGTTGCAGATTGTATTTTGTACAATCCTAATTCAGTAGGATTAGAGTTGCGTGAGGCAGATTTTGATGTGTTTCTCAATGGAAAAAAGGCTGCTAAGGTCTTGCAAGAAAAAGACGCGCTGATGCCAGCAAAGGAAGAATTCACGTTTCCTATCACAGCCAGCATAGACCCAGAAGAACTTTATGGTAAAAAGGCTTCTGGTCTTTTTGACATCGCCATTCAGGTTTTAGCTAACGAAGAGGTGGCTGTGAAATATGAAGGAACACTCAAGGCAGGAAAAGGGTCCTTTAATTTTCTCGTTCCAGTAATAGATAGTTTGAAGGTTCCTGTTAAGATCAGAAATTAG
- the truB gene encoding tRNA pseudouridine(55) synthase TruB: MSQENLHNPYSLGNVLLFDKPLNWTSFQVVNKVRWMIKQRYGLKKIKVGHAGTLDPLATGLLIICTGKETKNIVNYQAQEKEYTGTITLGATTPSYDLETEVDQRFSTDHLTKELLEKTTVQFTGDIEQRPPIFSAIKQDGKRLYELAREGKTIEIPTRKVNVSSFELFRINLPEVDFKIKCSKGTYIRSMAHDYGAALNSGGHLTALRRTKIGNYDVSEAMSIEQFESTLE, translated from the coding sequence ATGAGTCAGGAAAACTTACACAACCCATATTCTTTAGGCAACGTTTTACTCTTTGACAAACCTTTAAATTGGACATCCTTTCAGGTCGTTAATAAGGTACGCTGGATGATCAAACAGCGTTACGGGCTCAAAAAAATCAAGGTCGGCCATGCGGGAACGTTGGATCCACTAGCTACTGGTTTGTTGATTATTTGCACAGGAAAAGAGACCAAAAACATCGTCAATTACCAAGCGCAAGAAAAAGAATATACTGGCACCATCACGCTAGGCGCAACGACACCAAGTTATGATCTAGAAACTGAGGTTGATCAACGGTTTTCAACAGATCATTTGACAAAAGAACTTCTGGAGAAAACTACCGTGCAATTTACAGGTGATATTGAACAGCGACCACCCATTTTTAGCGCTATTAAGCAAGATGGTAAACGATTGTACGAGCTAGCTCGTGAAGGAAAAACTATCGAGATACCGACTAGAAAAGTCAATGTATCTAGCTTTGAGTTGTTTAGAATCAATCTACCAGAGGTGGACTTTAAAATTAAATGTAGCAAGGGAACTTATATACGATCAATGGCGCATGATTATGGTGCTGCCCTGAATTCTGGTGGACACTTGACAGCCTTGCGCAGAACTAAAATCGGCAATTACGATGTATCCGAAGCCATGTCCATCGAACAATTTGAAAGCACGCTTGAATAA